From a single Calothrix sp. NIES-2098 genomic region:
- a CDS encoding geranylgeranyl reductase — MYDCIIVGAGPAGGTAAYHLAKQGRSVLVLEKESLPRYKPCGGGVSPAIAQWFDFDFSPAISVKVDSLRFTWNMEDPVEAKIGVKEPIWMVRRDVFDNFLVQQAQQQGAQLQDDTEVTGIEFKADSWQVNTANGSFTGCYLIAADGAKGPMAKWLGFKDRKRHLAGALEAEVPADFENKSTAHFEFGLVKNGYIWNFPKAEGYSLGVGTFIGGAPQDFKKILDEYAQSFNVDVKTCKQYGHPITLWNGNQKLHTQNAVLAGEAACVVDPMTAEGIRPSIFSGLLAASAINQALSGDINALEEYTNSINEQWGTDMAWAQKLANAFYRFPKIGYNVGVKRPSGAQIMGKILCGELRYGDVAGRALKRLIPGFGG, encoded by the coding sequence ATGTATGACTGCATCATCGTCGGAGCCGGGCCAGCAGGTGGAACAGCTGCGTATCATTTAGCCAAACAAGGTCGCTCAGTATTAGTTTTAGAAAAAGAATCTCTGCCAAGATATAAACCCTGTGGTGGTGGAGTATCACCAGCGATCGCGCAATGGTTTGACTTTGATTTTAGCCCAGCGATTTCCGTAAAGGTAGACTCTCTTCGCTTTACCTGGAATATGGAAGACCCAGTAGAAGCGAAAATTGGAGTTAAAGAACCGATTTGGATGGTGCGGCGAGATGTTTTTGACAATTTTCTTGTTCAACAAGCCCAGCAACAAGGGGCGCAACTCCAAGACGATACAGAAGTAACTGGCATTGAGTTTAAAGCAGACTCTTGGCAGGTGAACACAGCCAACGGCTCATTTACAGGTTGCTACTTAATTGCGGCTGATGGTGCTAAAGGGCCGATGGCAAAATGGCTAGGCTTTAAAGACCGCAAACGTCACTTAGCAGGAGCTTTAGAGGCAGAAGTTCCTGCCGATTTTGAGAACAAATCCACGGCTCATTTTGAATTTGGCCTGGTCAAAAATGGCTATATTTGGAACTTCCCTAAAGCTGAAGGTTATTCCCTTGGTGTAGGGACATTTATTGGTGGCGCACCTCAAGATTTCAAGAAGATTTTGGATGAGTACGCTCAATCTTTTAATGTAGATGTCAAAACCTGCAAGCAATACGGTCATCCTATTACCTTGTGGAATGGGAATCAAAAGCTACATACCCAAAATGCTGTTTTAGCTGGAGAAGCAGCTTGTGTAGTTGACCCGATGACAGCAGAAGGTATTCGTCCTTCGATTTTTAGTGGTTTGCTGGCAGCAAGTGCTATTAATCAGGCGCTTTCAGGCGATATCAATGCTTTAGAAGAATATACCAACAGCATTAACGAACAATGGGGCACTGATATGGCTTGGGCGCAAAAATTAGCTAACGCATTTTATCGCTTTCCAAAAATTGGTTACAACGTTGGTGTGAAGCGTCCTTCTGGTGCCCAGATTATGGGTAAAATTCTTTGTGGCGAACTGCGCTATGGCGATGTTGCTGGTCGTGCCCTTAAGCGTTTAATCCCTGGTTTTGGGGGATAA